The following nucleotide sequence is from Azoarcus sp. CIB.
CCGTAGTCCTCGCCCCCGCCCGCCAGCGCCACATCCACCATGCGTCGCGTCAGGTGCGGCGCGAAGAGCTCGATGAACGCATACACATAGCCGCGCAGGTAGGCATTGCGCCGCAGCCCCACGCGCGTCGTGCTCGACTCGAAGAGATGCGACGCGTCCGCCATCCCCAGCGCCTTGTCGGCCGAAGCGTCATAGGCCATGCGCGCGACGATGCCGATGCCGAGGTCCATCGCGACGTAGGTCTTGATCACGTCGGAGTCCAGCGCCGTCAGCACCACGTTCGGCCGCAAGCCGCGCCCGAGGAAGGCCTTGTTGATCAGGCTGCGTCCGGTGAAGGCGTCGTCGTAGGTGATCACCGGGTAGCGCGAGATCGCCTCCAGCGTCAGCGGATGCTCCTTCAGGATCGGGTGGCGCGGCGTCGCGACGATGCAGCGGTTCCACTGGTAACACGGCAGCATCACCAGTTCGTCGTATTCGGCGATCGCCTCGGTCGCGATCGCGATATCCGCCTCGCCCGACATCACCATGTCGCACACCTGGCGCGGGCTGCCCTGATGCAGCGACAGCTTCACCTGAGGAAAACGCTGCATGAAGTCGCGGATCACCCGCGGTAGCACGTAGCGCGCCTGCGTGTGGGTGGTCGCGATGGAGAGATCCCCCGCGACCTCGTTGGTGAACTCGTCCCCGACCTGGCGCAGGTTGTCGGCGTCGCGCAGCATCCGCTCGGCGATCGCCAGCACCTGCCGCCCCGGCGCCGTCACGTCCACCAGGCGCTTGCCGTGACGCACGAAGATATCGACCCCCAGCTCCGCCTCGAACTGCCGGATCTGCTTCGACACCCCCGGCTGCGACGTGAACAGCGCCTCCGCGGCCTCGGAAACATTCAGCCCGCGACGCGCGACTTCATGGATGTAACGCAGCTGCTGGAGGTTCATCGCCATCCCTTTATAACCAAAACTTCTTAAAGTTTAACGCAAACCATCTTTTTGATCCTGTACCACCCACATACGATGCACCGCACCATACAAGGGGAACGTTTTCATGGACTTTGCCTACACAGTCGCCGGGTTCGCGGTCGGCGCCATCGTCGGATTGACCGGCGTCGGCGGCGGATCGTTGATGACGCCGCTGCTCGTGCTGCTGTTCGGCATCCATCCCTCGGTCGCGGTCGGCACC
It contains:
- the cysB gene encoding HTH-type transcriptional regulator CysB, encoding MNLQQLRYIHEVARRGLNVSEAAEALFTSQPGVSKQIRQFEAELGVDIFVRHGKRLVDVTAPGRQVLAIAERMLRDADNLRQVGDEFTNEVAGDLSIATTHTQARYVLPRVIRDFMQRFPQVKLSLHQGSPRQVCDMVMSGEADIAIATEAIAEYDELVMLPCYQWNRCIVATPRHPILKEHPLTLEAISRYPVITYDDAFTGRSLINKAFLGRGLRPNVVLTALDSDVIKTYVAMDLGIGIVARMAYDASADKALGMADASHLFESSTTRVGLRRNAYLRGYVYAFIELFAPHLTRRMVDVALAGGGEDYGM